Proteins from one Hemibagrus wyckioides isolate EC202008001 linkage group LG16, SWU_Hwy_1.0, whole genome shotgun sequence genomic window:
- the plpp1a gene encoding phospholipid phosphatase 1 isoform X2, protein MFDTRGIPFVLLDIACLILAGLPFAILTPQHAPFKRGFFCNDDSIKYPLKDDTISYQLLGGVMIPVTLLSMIIGECVSVYLKRIKSKSSFSNSYVACLYKAIGTFVFGAAMSQSLTDIGKYSIGRLRPHFLDVCKPDWNSINCSSGAYIETFSCSGDPKMVNEARLSFYSGHSSFSMYCMLFLALYLQARMKDEWARLLRPTIQFFLIAASVYTGLSRVSDYKHHWSDVLTGLIQGAVMALLVVFFVSDFFKKPAAPQKEDEMAHTTLQETPTNGNHYDITN, encoded by the exons CTGGACTCCCATTCGCAATACTCACACCGCAACACGCACCATTCAAACGGGGATTTTTCTGTAACGATGATTCAATCAAGTACCCTCTAAAGGATGACACCATTTCCTATCAGTTATTAGGAGGAGTAATGATACCTGTCACGCTGCTTTCT ATGATCATTGGcgagtgtgtttcagtgtatctAAAACGTATCAAATCAAAGTCCTCTTTCAGCAACAGCTATGTCGCCTGCCTCTATAAAGCCATTGGCACCTTCGTGTTCGGTGCCGCCATGAGCCAGTCCCTCACCGACATCGGCAAGTACTCGATCGGCCGCCTGCGACCTCACTTCCTGGATGTGTGTAAGCCTGACTGGAACTCCATCAACTGCTCGAGTGGAGCTTACATCGAGACATTCTCCTGCTCTGGCGACCCGAAGATGGTAAATGAAGCCAG GTTGTCCTTCTACTCCGGCCACTCCTCCTTCTCCATGTACTGTATGCTCTTCTTGGCA CTTTATCTGCAGGCTCGGATGAAGGACGAATGGGCTCGACTCCTGCGACCCACCATCCAGTTCTTCCTGATCGCTGCATCTGTATATACCGGACTGTCCCGCGTGTCTGACTATAAACACCACTGGAGCGACGTCCTCACAGGCCTCATACAGGGAGCCGTCATGGCCTTACTGGTG GTATTCTTCGTGTCCGATTTCTTCAAGAAGCCGGCGGCCCCGCAGAAAGAGGACGAGATGGCGCACACCACTCTACAGGAGACGCCGACTAACGGAAACCACTACGACATCACTAACTGA